A single window of Dendropsophus ebraccatus isolate aDenEbr1 chromosome 5, aDenEbr1.pat, whole genome shotgun sequence DNA harbors:
- the LOC138794000 gene encoding olfactory receptor 56A5-like: MIHETMVNQSNVVEFVLLGFPGVTGKFQIAVSLSFFVIYNIALFSNGIALILIIHQAHLHQPMYIIVANLALSDLIFDTLTLPKIIAKYWFGDGSLSFLTCFFQMFFVHNLGSLDSLTIMMMAIDRFVAICRPLHYSSIITNKVVMVICFIFWLIASLIGLAIAIMGALLPYCGPNKIKNCFCAFSSVVGLSCVDPLPTRHIAFTIGLITHLLPLSFIIFSYIFIIKKIRKMAHVENWHKVFYTCTTHWIVIFLYFVPRLSVYTYNQFQVTFDADVTVLLICIYTFVPHFTSPIIYCLRTKEIKENVKKILKKTISVNGKMRDCNILT, translated from the exons ATGATCCATG AGACGATGGTTAACCAAAGCAATGTCGTAGAGTTTGTCCTTCTTGGTTTTCCCGGTGTCACTGGAAAATTTCAAATTGCCGTTTCTTTGAGCTTCTTTGTAATCTACAATATCGCTTTGTTCTCAAATGGTATAGCCCTGATTCTGATCATTCATCAAGCTCACCTGCACCAACCCATGTACATCATCGTTGCAAATCTTGCTCTTTCCGACCTCATATTTGACACTTTGACCTTACCGAAAATCATTGCCAAGTATTGGTTCGGTGATGGCTCCTTGTCCTTTCTGACTTGTTTTTTTCAGATGTTTTTTGTCCATAATTTGGGCTCCCTAGATTCCCTTACTATCATGATGATGGCCATTGACCGCTTTGTTGCCATTTGTAGACCTCTACATTACAGCTCCATCATCACCAACAAAGTGGTCATGGTGATCTGCTTTATATTTTGGTTGATCGCCTCACTGATCGGTCTTGCCATTGCAATCATGGGGGCCCTTCTGCCATACTGTGgaccaaataaaataaagaactGTTTCTGTGCCTTCTCATCTGTAGTAGGTTTATCCTGTGTAGACCCCCTCCCCACCAGACATATAGCATTTACTATTGGCCTTATTACCCACCTTCTTCCATTGTCGTTCATTATATTCTCCTATATATTCATCATCAAGAAAATTCGAAAAATGGCCCATGTGGAAAATTGGCATAAAGTATTTTATACATGCACCACTCACTGGATTGTTATTTTCCTGTACTTTGTACCCAGGCTGTCGGTGTATACCTACAATCAGTTTCAGGTCACTTTTGATGCCGATGTCACTGTTTTGCTCATCTGCATTTACACTTTTGTGCCACATTTTACAAGTCCCATCATCTACTGTCTGAGAACCaaggaaataaaagaaaatgtgaaaaaaatcttaaaaaaaactatctcagtcaatggaaaaatgagaGACTGCAACATtttaacttaa